The Mucilaginibacter defluvii genome contains the following window.
GCATTTCAAAAACCTGGGTAACGGTAAATTCGAAATCTTTACCAAACTTAAGGATGGCGACTATCAATTCGCGTCGGCTAATAAAGGTACGCCATCTTTATTTTCGATCAACGCTTCGGGTAAACTGGCTGAAAATGGTTCGACTGCTTTTGCCGGCGAGAAAGTAGTTCGCCTGGTACTTGATTTTGGTACCCGCGAAGCGCAAATGACTGAAATTACCGCCCTGGGCCTTTGGTTCTCGCCTGAAGGTAAAATACTGTTTGATCTGCCTTACGTAGGTAACGGTACCTGGTTGGCTAATGATAAACCGATTGTTTTCAGGCAGGAAAGCTGGGGCCGCGACGAGCGTTACAAGTTCCGCTTTACAGTTAAGGATGCGGCCGGTCAATCAAGCACCGAGTATTACGGAAGCAAGAACAAAGACAACAACCGTCCGGATGCGTCGAGCCCTGCCTCGTATTACGAAATGGTACCGGTTGATAACTCTCAGTATGATTACTCATTCAAATTCACGTCTGGCGCTGATAATCATAATGCTGATGTTAAGGTTGACTTTAGCGGTGCTACCTACACCCATTCAGTAACTGTAAAATAACCACTGTTTTATCATCTATGGATGCCGGGGCTTGCAAAGGTCCGGCATCTGTAAATAAGATACCGATTTATGAAACTGAATAAATTAACTATTATAAAGCTTGCCGCGGCGGCCGTGGTATCATTATCGCTGCCGGCCTGTAAGGATAAGGCATTCCCGTTATACGGTGCCGATAACCAGCGCCCGGCTGTTACATACAACTGGGCTTTAACGGCCGATACGCTGCAGGAAAAACTGTATAACACCTTCCTGTCGGCCAACGGGCGTTATTTTGTACAAAATGATGCCGGTAATGCCACTTTTCATTACTGGCCCAATGCCCATGCCCTTGATGTGCTGGTTGACGGATACCTGCGTACCGACGATGACAAGTATGTGCAGCGCATGAAAGCCCAGCTGAATGGTATCAGGCAAACCAACGGCAACAGCCTCATTAATGATTATTATGATGACATGGAGTGGCTGGCGCTATCGACACTGCGCGCTTATGATGCTACCAATGATGCCGATTACCTGGCCGCTGCCAACACCTTATGGACCGATATAAAAACCGGCCTTAACAGCAACCAAGGTGGTGGTATTGCCTGGCGTAAAAACCAGCTCGATTATAAAAATACACCGGCTAATGCACCTGCCATAATTTTTGCCGCACGATTATCACGTATTAATGATAATCCGGCGGATCTGGAATTGGCCAAAACGTTGTATACCTGGTTAAAAGGAAAGTTGGTTGACCCTTCAACGGGTTTGGTTTGGGATGGCGTTAACGCCAACGGCGACGGGCAGATCAGCAAAAACCTGTTTACTTACAACCAGGGTATATTTGTAGGCGCCGCGCTTGAGCTTTACCATTCAACCAACGATGCCGCTTATTTAAGCGATGCGGTGCGTACGGCAAAAGCATCCCTTATCAGCGGTGATATTACACCGGGCGGTATTCTTAAAGGAGAAGGCCAGGGTGATGGCGGCTTGTTCAAGGGCATCTTGATAAGGTATTTTACCTTGTTGGCGCAAGAGGAAGCTGTAGCTGCTATTGACAGGAATGAACTGGTGAAATTTCTGAAATTGAACGCGGAGACCTTATATACCAACGGTATTGCAAGGCCTGCCCATACCATCAGTCCGGATTGGACCAAGAAACCGTCGGGCTCGACTGATTTAACTGTACAACTCAGCGGTATGATGCTAATTGAAGCAGCCGCAACCTTAAACGAGGCAAAGCTGTTTTAAATCACATAATGATAAAAAATCCCTTTTACTTTGTGTAAAAGGGATTTTTTATTGGGTTGGTTTAAGATAGTAAGAATTGCTAAAGCTTATTCTAATGACGGAATTAAGCGCACAATTTAAAATACATGTTAAATTAGCACATCATTTTTATCGTATCACTGCTCCGTTAGGCATTTCATCCGCCGGGGCAACAAAGCTTAGCCTGCCTTCGGCATTTTCGGCCATCAGTATCATGCCTTGCGAGGTAATGCCTTTAATATCGCGCGGTTCCAGGTTTACCAGTATACTCACCTTGGCACCGATTATGGCCTCCGGCTCATAGCATTCGGCAATACCGGATACCACGGTACGCTGATCGATCCCGGTATCAATGGTCAGTTTCAGCAGCTTTTTAGTTTTGGCTACCTTTTCGGCGGCTAAAATGGTTCCAGTGCGAATATCCAAGCCGGCAAATTGCTCAAAGCTGATGTTCTCCTTTGCTGGCGTAACAACAGCTTCAGCAGGTTTGGTAGCCGCAGCTTTTTGAGCCTGTAGCTTCTGCAATTGTTTTTCAATCACCTCATCCTCTATTTTTTCAAACAGCAGTTCCGGTTTGTTCAATTGGTGGCCGTTTATAAAAGATAGGTCTTCTTCAAAACCAACGGTATCGGTCGGCCAGTTCAGCATGTGGAATATTTTTTTGGCTGTTGCTGGTAAAAACACCTGCAAACAGGTAGCTAAATGGCCAATTAGCACCAAGCTATTGTGCAATGCCTCTTTAGCCGCTTCGGGATTGGTTTTGATGGTTTTCCACGGCTCTTTTTCCGTGAGGTAACGGTTACCCAGACGTGCCATATCAATAACTGCCTGCAAGCCCTGGCGGAATTTAAACTCTTCCAACGCTTTGGCTAAATCATCATAACCCTTGCCTATTTGTTCATTTAATGTAGCATCTGTGAGTTGAAGAGACGGGCCTGCTGTTTCTATTTTACCCCCGTAAAACTTGTGCATCAGCATCATCACCCGGTTAACGTAGTTACCCAAAATGGCCACCAGCTCGTTATTTACACGTGCCTGATAATCCTTCCAGGTGAATTCGCTGTCGCTGGTTTCGGGGAGTATGGATGTAAGTACGTAGCGCAATTCGTCTTGCTTGTTCGGGAACTCTTCCAGGTACTCATGCAGCCATACCGCATGGTTGCGTGAAGTAGATAGCTTATCGCCCTCCAAATTCAAAAACTCATTTGCCGGCACATTATAAGGCAATACATACTCGCCATGCGCGTGAAGTACTGAGGGGAAGATGATACAATGAAAAACTATATTATCCTTACCAATAAAGTGGATCAGGCAGGAATCATCCTCCTCGTTCTGCTGCTTTTTCCAGTATAGCTGCCAGTCCTTATTTTTATCAATAGCCCATTGTTTTGTGGCCGATACATAGCCTATCGGCGCATCCAGCCATACGTATAGCTTTTTGCCTTTAGCTTCTTCCAAAGGTACGTCAATACCCCAGTCGAGGTCACGCGTCATGGAGCGGGGTTGCAAGCCCGATTTAAGCCACGATTTACATTGACCGAATACATTTACCTTCCACTCACCCTCTTTTTCGTCTATCCATTTTTCCAGCCATGGCTGATACTTATCCAGCGGTAAATACCAGTGCTTGGTTGGCTTTAACACCGGCGTTTTACCGCTCAGGGTTGATACAGGGTTAATCAGGTCAGTCGGGTTAAGCGATGTACCGCATTTTTCACACTGATCACCATAAGCGTTTTCATTATGACAGTTGGGGCAGGTACCTACAATGTAACGATCGGCCAAAAACTGTTGGTACTCCTCATCAAAATATTGTTCTGAGAATTTCTCCTCAAACTCACCTTTTTCATACAAATTCAAAAAGAACTCCTTTGAAAGATCGTGATGTATGGGCGATGAGGTACGGTGATAGATATCGAATGAGATACCAAACTTTTCAAAGCTATCCTTTATCTGGTGGTGATACTTATCAATAATGGCTTGCGGCGTTGTGCCCTCCTTTTTAGCTTTTATGGTGATGGCGGCGCCATGCTCGTCAGATCCGCAGATGTACACTACATCCCGCTTTTTTAGGCGCAGGTAACGCACAAATATATCAGCAGGCAAATACGCCCCGGCCAAATGCCCGATGTGTAAGGGGCCGTTAGCATAAGGTAGTGCTGATGTTATGGTATATCGTTTAAATTTATCGAGTTGTGACATTATGTACCGCGTTATTTATAATTTGGCAAAGATAATTCAATATGAGCATAACTCCCCCATATCTTAAAAAAGGTGACAAGATAGCGATCACCTGCCCGGCAAAAAAATTGCCAAAACCCATGACGGATGCCATCAACCTGATGCAATCATGGGGACTTGACGTGATTTTAGGGGAAACGGTTGAGGCATCGTACCACCAATTCTCGGGCGATGACGCCCTACGGGCCAAAGACATGCAGCGCTTTGTTGATGATGACAGCATTAAGGCCATTATAGCAGCCCGCGGTGGCTACGGCACTATCCGGATTATAGATCATGTAAATTTCGACAGGCTGGCAACCCATCCCAAATGGGTTTTAGGCTTTAGCGATATTACTTTGCTGCATAGCCACCTGTACAGCAAATACCAGTTACAAAGCATACACGGGCAAATGCCGGTTAACATACCCGATGCATCGGCACAATCCATCCAAACGCTTTATAAGGCTTTATTTGGCGAATCTTTGAGCTATGAATACACATCGGCAGGACATCACAACATCAGTGGCGAAGCCACCGGAACTTTAGTTGGCGGTAACCTTACCTTGCTGGTTTGTAAGCTTGGTTCCGTATCTGATTTTGATTACACAGGTAAGATTCTTTTTATTGAAGATGTTGGCGAATATCTATATTCAATAGATAGACTGATCCGCACGCTTGACCGCGCAGGCAAGCTCAAGGAGTTAGCAGGATTGATAGTAGGTGGCTTTACTGACATTAAGGATAACGATATCCCTTTCGGACAAACGGTTGAAGAAATTGTGCGAGATGTAGTTAAAGCCTATGGCTATCCCGTTTGTTTTGACTTCCTGGTAGGACATATTCCCAATAACAATAGTCTCATACATGGCGCCATGCTGCACTTAGTTGTTGATAATCAGCACGTGAAAGCAAACTATAAGTAAGCCCAACTGTTTAGCTGCTATAACATTCCGTTCACTTTAAAGTAAGATAGTTTATGGCAGTTTTAAGCAACCTGGGCCGGTATAAGGATGCCGGTTTACTTGTATTACGCATTGGCCTCGGTGCCATGATGATTTTTCACGGTTATCCTAAATTAATAGGCGGACCGGAGAATTGGGCACAGTTAGGTACATCAGCAAAGTTTGTAGGCCTTAACTTTGCCCCTACCTTTTGGGGATTGATGGCAGCTTTAGCCGAGGCGGCCGGTGGTGTGCTGATTATACTCGGTTTATGGTTCAGGCCAGCGGCTATTTTTTTAACCCTGAACATGATCGTAGCTTCAGCCATGCACCTCGGTAAGGGCGATGACCTGATGACGGCATCGCATGCTATTGAACTGGCTTTTGTTTTTGCCGGATTGATATTTATTGGCCCCGGTAAATACAGTATTGATAAGCGATAAAATTCTATTAAAAAAGAAGCCGCTTAGTAATAAGCGGCTTCTTTTTTTAATAGAGTAAAGTCAGAATTAACGGCTTCCTTCAAAGGTCCATTTCTCATGGAAGAATGTTCTGTCAGAACCATTCTGAACCATTATATAACTTACTTCAAGTGTTTTAGAAGTACCATCTGCTGATACCGTAAACTTGTTGACACCCGATGGATCAAGCCTCGCAGCACGATTACTTGAATTACCACCCTGTCCGTAAAAGTTAGTAACACTTGTTACGTTACCGTTGTCATCCATCGTAAATATCGGAGCGAAGTTACCGTAGTATGAATTAGCGGTGCCGCTTTTAATAGGGTGACCTTGTAAACCGCCAAGATACGTGTTACAGAACATTACTACTGAATTCGGTGAAGTAGTAACCAAATCTGAATCCAATGGGTAGTATCCGGTTAAAGTAGCGTTGGTAACGTCAACCATAGGCGCTGTTGCTGTAACAGTGAAATTTCCGTCATACTTGTTTTTTACACTAACCTTAGTTAAAATAGTACCGTAATTACCGCTAATGGTAGTACCATCCGCATCAGTAATGCTGATAGGCAGTACATATTGCGCATCGAAATCTGTTATCAATGTGGTATTTAACTTAACATTGATTTTAACCATACGCTGCCCTTTAGGAATTGTAACCTCAGCAGGTATTGAATAAAACGCGCTTGGCAATAATGAGTAATCCAGAGTGATGCCGTCTTCAGCTTGTTCTGCAACGTACTCATCAATAGCTTCCGGCTTAATTCCGAGCTTGATTTTAATATCCTTTGGAGCTGCTGAACCACCCGTGTAATTAATCACGTAGGGCATTTCAATATTAGGGTCCAATTCATATGCTCTTTCATAAAGGGCATATTTTGTACCTACTGATGAACTTGGCAATTCAAGGGTCGATGAAGAAAACTCAACAACTGCCGGAGAATTTGTAGGAGTTAAATTAGGCCTGTCGTCCTTCAAACAAGACGTTAAGCTTGTAACGGCAGCAGTGAATAATAATATGCTTAAATACTTTTTCATTTTTTTTAATTTAAATAGATATTAATTTAAATCGTAAAACACACGAGACGTAAACGGATTAATACCTGAAGGAACATTCTGAGCGTTAAGTGCATATTCAGATGCCGGGTACAATACGCGAACAGGCAACTTATCCTGACGAGTAGACACTGATTGAACCGAAGCGAAGTTATTATACTCATTACCACCCGGGTTTGTAGTAGGATAACCTGTTCTTCTGTAATCAGACCAGCCTTCATTACTATGAATGTAATTAACGGCTATCCATTTTTGCGTAACGATAGCTTCCAGTTTTTGGGCTTGAGTACTTGGCAAGCTTATATCAACCAAATAAGGCTTAGAAGCACCAGTATTTTGCGCAAGATAATATTCGTAAGAGTCCAATCCGGCTCCATTACCTTCAGCAGCATCAGGCTCAGCAGCATAATCAGGTTGAAGCGCTTCGTTTTGATCTGTTAATAAATAACGCTGTGAAGCACGGATACCACGGGCAAACAGCTCTTCTACTGCTAACCCTGAGGAAATGATTCCGAATAATTTTGCTTCAGCTTGTATAAAATAACTTTCGGCAGCTAGCATTAAAGGCTGAGCCATTTGCGCTCCCTTAATTGTACCGTAACCTGCTGATGCAGCACCGTTACTGTTACCTGTAAAGAACTGGCCACCAGTTGCTGAACTTGGTACGTCTGCATCAACTACGCCTAACTGATTAGCAGTTGTATAGCTTCTGTAAGTCACAAGCGGATCGTATAAACCTAAGCCTCTAACGTCATCTTCCAATTTATGACCGTCATAAAAAGCAACCGCGAAAAAGGTAGGAATGGTAGTTAACTGAGCTGATCCACCAGTGTACGTGTAAGCATACGCATTGAATGACGGGTTCTGCTTACCATCCTGGCCAGATGCATAACCCGGTTGCGCTTTAACATCGTAAGTAACAAATGAAGCGCTTGCAAGCTTTGCTTTTTCTGTATTAAAAGTAGAAGAAAGGCTTCCGACTTCGCGAATGCGTACTAACATTTTAAGTTTAAGTGTGTTAGCAAATGCTGTCCATTTAGCAGTCGGATAACCGTTTGCTTCCCAAGCACCGCCATCACTCTGACCGGAAGTTATAATATCAATCCGTTGGCTGTTAGCGCTTGTTGCAGTTGATACTGTTGACTGATTATTTGCCAACGCAAGCGCTGCAATAGCATCGTTTAACTCGCCAAATAAAGCAACGTAAATATCCTCTGCTTTGTCATACTTAGGTGTTAGGTTCTCTACACCTTTAAGAGCATCGGTATATGGCACATCGTTGTAAACATCAATAAGGCGCAGGTAGCAAAAAGCCTTCATTATTTTTGCGATAGCAAAATAGTTTTTGTAAGGCCCCGTACCATCGGTTTTATTGATGATAGTTTGATAGCTGTTAAGATTGCTATAGGTAGATGACCACAAACCATTGTTGTCGCTGGTTGCGTAGTTGTATGTTAATACAGATCCAAAACCACCGTAACCACCGGCATTAGCCTGGTAACCACCAGCCCATGCGCCGTAGCTGTTAAAAGTTACGTTGTTGGCTGCGGTTTGCGCAAGCGCAGCTGGCAGGATCAAATCCGGACTAACGTCAACAGGGTTGTTCGGATTATCGTTTACATCCAGATACTTGTTACAAGAGGTGGTTGCTAGTAAGGCCCCCCCTAAAAGTATCATATTTAAAAATTTTATCCTTTTCATTGTCTTTTTCTCTTTTAATTATAATGTTACTGATAGGGTTGCACCAAAGTAACGGGTTGGAGGGGTTTGGCTTAATGATTGGATACCAATAGCGTTACCATCTGTGAAGTTAAACTCCGGGTCGGTATAAAGGTTTGATTTTGGAACCCACAGGAACAGGTTACGTCCTTGTGCACTAATGGTTACACCTTTTACGTATTTTTGGTTTCCTAAGATCGATTTTGGTAAATCATAAGATAATGATACCTCACGTAGTTTCCATGATGCACCGCTGTAAATATAGTTAGTAGCGATGTTCATGTTATAATTGTTATCAGCAAAGAAACCCGCACCACCGTCAGATACGGTAATGTTTGTGTTTGGAACGTAAGAATTAGTAGCTTCATCAAAATAAGATGAGTTAGGGAATACGAAACGTTCACGGTTGTAGTATGCAGTTCTGATACCTGAACCCGAGAAATCGTAAGTACCGGCACCACTGTTGTATACTACGAAACCACCACGGTATTCAGCCAATGCAAATAACCTGAAGCTTTTGTATTTAACTTCCATATTTACACCAACGCGGTGTTTAGGGCTTGTATTACCTAATATAGTTTGTGCAGCATTAGCAATTGGAAAACCAGTAGCTCTGTTGATTACAACGCGGCCCTGATCATCACGAACATAGTCAGTACCTTGAAGTACAGGATAAGGTAAACCGGTGATAGCGTACACCTGAGCAGAAGCGCCGGTGCTTAACGCAACCTGATTTAAGTCAGAGCTGATTTCAACAACTTTGTTGATTTGGTAGGTGTAGTTACCGCCTAAAGTTAACTGCCAATCAGTGTTTTTGTAAGCAACAAGGCTTAAGGTACTTTCCAAACCTTTGTTTAATACGTTACCAGTGTTAGTCAGGTAAGAGGTAAAGCCGGTTGCGTTTGATACGCCGGTTGGAACGGTTTGGTTAGTAGTATTGGTTTTGTAGTAAGTAACGCTTGCGCTTACACGCTCGTTAAAGAACAAACCGTCAAAACCGGCTTCCCAACCTTTAGTGATCTCCGGACGTAATGACGCAGATACTAAACGATTACTCAGGATATAACCCGGTCCAGTGCTGAACGGATAACCTGCCGCCTGGCTGTAAGTTGGCACGTTAGCGTAAGCGCCGATGTTAGCCTGGCCTACTTTTGATAATGAAGCACGGATTTTTAAGCTGTTAACCATGTCATTATCTTTAAGTGATTCAAACGCCATTGTTGGAACAAATGAAGCACTTAATGATGGATAGAAGAAAGAACGGTTGTCTTTAGCTAATACCGAAGTCCAGTCGTTACGGCCGGTACCTTCTAAAGTTAAATAATCTTTATAAGTTACACGTAAATCTCCATAAACACCTATTTGCCTTCTTATTGCTGAGCTTTGGTCACCACCAGTGTTAGCTGTGTAACGAGCACCAACATTAAAAAGATCTTCTTGTATTAAACCGCTCGCGTTGATGGTTTGAGCATTATCATTATTACCACGCAGCTGAGTACCTGCTGTAAATGATACCTTGAAATCACCATAGGTTTTTTCAAACGTACCTTGCAATTCTGATAACAATTGAGTAGTGTAAGAGCTACCATCCTCAACACTACCTGCAATGTTGTTTGATCCGTTAAACTTGCCGCTTGCTAAAGTGTAAGGAGTAAAAACGAATTTGTTAACACTGCTTTTGTATGATGTATTGTATGTTGAAATACCTACGCGGCCTACAAATGTTAATACATCGATAGGGCGCCATTTCAATTCAGCCTTACCAATCAAATAATCCTGACGGGTGTTGATACGGCTATTAGCGGCCCTGTAATAAGGGTTATCATAATAATCGTTGTAAAAACCGTTAGGGTTAGCAAATTTGTTATTACGCCAATCTTTGTAATCAGTAATACGGATGTTATCCGGCTGGTTCAATAAGTTGTCGTAAATTGTACCGGTAGCGCTGGTTACATCTAAACGGTTTTGAACGTAGTTTGCAGAATAATCTAAGCTTACGGTGCTGCCCACTTCG
Protein-coding sequences here:
- a CDS encoding SusE domain-containing protein, which translates into the protein MKKNIFCIILAGIVATIFSGCKKDKELSHTNVTAVQALYFPENDKFVKLDGTGTVTFEWQQAKAEDNGYVSYEVAFAKEDGDFTKPIYAMASGRNGFDNTLVMTFSDLNRVATLAGIKPAEKGKLKWTVIASKGINPKIPTVSNVIEVERPDSFVTPNDLFITGAATEGGADLANARHFKNLGNGKFEIFTKLKDGDYQFASANKGTPSLFSINASGKLAENGSTAFAGEKVVRLVLDFGTREAQMTEITALGLWFSPEGKILFDLPYVGNGTWLANDKPIVFRQESWGRDERYKFRFTVKDAAGQSSTEYYGSKNKDNNRPDASSPASYYEMVPVDNSQYDYSFKFTSGADNHNADVKVDFSGATYTHSVTVK
- a CDS encoding glycoside hydrolase family 76 protein; its protein translation is MKLNKLTIIKLAAAAVVSLSLPACKDKAFPLYGADNQRPAVTYNWALTADTLQEKLYNTFLSANGRYFVQNDAGNATFHYWPNAHALDVLVDGYLRTDDDKYVQRMKAQLNGIRQTNGNSLINDYYDDMEWLALSTLRAYDATNDADYLAAANTLWTDIKTGLNSNQGGGIAWRKNQLDYKNTPANAPAIIFAARLSRINDNPADLELAKTLYTWLKGKLVDPSTGLVWDGVNANGDGQISKNLFTYNQGIFVGAALELYHSTNDAAYLSDAVRTAKASLISGDITPGGILKGEGQGDGGLFKGILIRYFTLLAQEEAVAAIDRNELVKFLKLNAETLYTNGIARPAHTISPDWTKKPSGSTDLTVQLSGMMLIEAAATLNEAKLF
- the metG gene encoding methionine--tRNA ligase, coding for MSQLDKFKRYTITSALPYANGPLHIGHLAGAYLPADIFVRYLRLKKRDVVYICGSDEHGAAITIKAKKEGTTPQAIIDKYHHQIKDSFEKFGISFDIYHRTSSPIHHDLSKEFFLNLYEKGEFEEKFSEQYFDEEYQQFLADRYIVGTCPNCHNENAYGDQCEKCGTSLNPTDLINPVSTLSGKTPVLKPTKHWYLPLDKYQPWLEKWIDEKEGEWKVNVFGQCKSWLKSGLQPRSMTRDLDWGIDVPLEEAKGKKLYVWLDAPIGYVSATKQWAIDKNKDWQLYWKKQQNEEDDSCLIHFIGKDNIVFHCIIFPSVLHAHGEYVLPYNVPANEFLNLEGDKLSTSRNHAVWLHEYLEEFPNKQDELRYVLTSILPETSDSEFTWKDYQARVNNELVAILGNYVNRVMMLMHKFYGGKIETAGPSLQLTDATLNEQIGKGYDDLAKALEEFKFRQGLQAVIDMARLGNRYLTEKEPWKTIKTNPEAAKEALHNSLVLIGHLATCLQVFLPATAKKIFHMLNWPTDTVGFEEDLSFINGHQLNKPELLFEKIEDEVIEKQLQKLQAQKAAATKPAEAVVTPAKENISFEQFAGLDIRTGTILAAEKVAKTKKLLKLTIDTGIDQRTVVSGIAECYEPEAIIGAKVSILVNLEPRDIKGITSQGMILMAENAEGRLSFVAPADEMPNGAVIR
- a CDS encoding LD-carboxypeptidase, whose translation is MSITPPYLKKGDKIAITCPAKKLPKPMTDAINLMQSWGLDVILGETVEASYHQFSGDDALRAKDMQRFVDDDSIKAIIAARGGYGTIRIIDHVNFDRLATHPKWVLGFSDITLLHSHLYSKYQLQSIHGQMPVNIPDASAQSIQTLYKALFGESLSYEYTSAGHHNISGEATGTLVGGNLTLLVCKLGSVSDFDYTGKILFIEDVGEYLYSIDRLIRTLDRAGKLKELAGLIVGGFTDIKDNDIPFGQTVEEIVRDVVKAYGYPVCFDFLVGHIPNNNSLIHGAMLHLVVDNQHVKANYK
- a CDS encoding DoxX family protein, with the protein product MAVLSNLGRYKDAGLLVLRIGLGAMMIFHGYPKLIGGPENWAQLGTSAKFVGLNFAPTFWGLMAALAEAAGGVLIILGLWFRPAAIFLTLNMIVASAMHLGKGDDLMTASHAIELAFVFAGLIFIGPGKYSIDKR
- a CDS encoding DUF1735 domain-containing protein, whose amino-acid sequence is MKKYLSILLFTAAVTSLTSCLKDDRPNLTPTNSPAVVEFSSSTLELPSSSVGTKYALYERAYELDPNIEMPYVINYTGGSAAPKDIKIKLGIKPEAIDEYVAEQAEDGITLDYSLLPSAFYSIPAEVTIPKGQRMVKINVKLNTTLITDFDAQYVLPISITDADGTTISGNYGTILTKVSVKNKYDGNFTVTATAPMVDVTNATLTGYYPLDSDLVTTSPNSVVMFCNTYLGGLQGHPIKSGTANSYYGNFAPIFTMDDNGNVTSVTNFYGQGGNSSNRAARLDPSGVNKFTVSADGTSKTLEVSYIMVQNGSDRTFFHEKWTFEGSR
- a CDS encoding SusD/RagB family nutrient-binding outer membrane lipoprotein, which gives rise to MKRIKFLNMILLGGALLATTSCNKYLDVNDNPNNPVDVSPDLILPAALAQTAANNVTFNSYGAWAGGYQANAGGYGGFGSVLTYNYATSDNNGLWSSTYSNLNSYQTIINKTDGTGPYKNYFAIAKIMKAFCYLRLIDVYNDVPYTDALKGVENLTPKYDKAEDIYVALFGELNDAIAALALANNQSTVSTATSANSQRIDIITSGQSDGGAWEANGYPTAKWTAFANTLKLKMLVRIREVGSLSSTFNTEKAKLASASFVTYDVKAQPGYASGQDGKQNPSFNAYAYTYTGGSAQLTTIPTFFAVAFYDGHKLEDDVRGLGLYDPLVTYRSYTTANQLGVVDADVPSSATGGQFFTGNSNGAASAGYGTIKGAQMAQPLMLAAESYFIQAEAKLFGIISSGLAVEELFARGIRASQRYLLTDQNEALQPDYAAEPDAAEGNGAGLDSYEYYLAQNTGASKPYLVDISLPSTQAQKLEAIVTQKWIAVNYIHSNEGWSDYRRTGYPTTNPGGNEYNNFASVQSVSTRQDKLPVRVLYPASEYALNAQNVPSGINPFTSRVFYDLN
- a CDS encoding SusC/RagA family TonB-linked outer membrane protein, whose product is MKKLLLVSLCFLLLCVTQTFAQNRTVTGTVTSKDDGLPLPGVSVTVSGTTIGTQTNAAGKFSISVPANAKSLRFSFIGFESQDASIGTRSDVSVSLSSSSNQLNEVVVAAAGLQVQKSTQGYATTQLKSQAITQGKTPSVAAALSGKVAGLQVNVVSSGVNPNVRIVLRGNRSLLGNNQALIVLDNIIVPNSVLNSLNPEDIDDIQVLNGASGAALYGSDASNGAILITTKKGKKGSTSIRFSNTTSLEQVSYFPKVQNLFGSGSASGIQQYTPYENQQYGPAFDGSLKPVGRVLEDGSQQILPYAATNSKNDFWETGVANQSDFTLQTGDEKSTTYFSGQYFTQKGTTPGDKYNRVSLRLNGTREVGSTVSLDYSANYVQNRLDVTSATGTIYDNLLNQPDNIRITDYKDWRNNKFANPNGFYNDYYDNPYYRAANSRINTRQDYLIGKAELKWRPIDVLTFVGRVGISTYNTSYKSSVNKFVFTPYTLASGKFNGSNNIAGSVEDGSSYTTQLLSELQGTFEKTYGDFKVSFTAGTQLRGNNDNAQTINASGLIQEDLFNVGARYTANTGGDQSSAIRRQIGVYGDLRVTYKDYLTLEGTGRNDWTSVLAKDNRSFFYPSLSASFVPTMAFESLKDNDMVNSLKIRASLSKVGQANIGAYANVPTYSQAAGYPFSTGPGYILSNRLVSASLRPEITKGWEAGFDGLFFNERVSASVTYYKTNTTNQTVPTGVSNATGFTSYLTNTGNVLNKGLESTLSLVAYKNTDWQLTLGGNYTYQINKVVEISSDLNQVALSTGASAQVYAITGLPYPVLQGTDYVRDDQGRVVINRATGFPIANAAQTILGNTSPKHRVGVNMEVKYKSFRLFALAEYRGGFVVYNSGAGTYDFSGSGIRTAYYNRERFVFPNSSYFDEATNSYVPNTNITVSDGGAGFFADNNYNMNIATNYIYSGASWKLREVSLSYDLPKSILGNQKYVKGVTISAQGRNLFLWVPKSNLYTDPEFNFTDGNAIGIQSLSQTPPTRYFGATLSVTL